Proteins encoded in a region of the Devosia sp. RR2S18 genome:
- the cysP gene encoding thiosulfate ABC transporter substrate-binding protein CysP yields MHKLLSAAVAALAIGSAPVLAQPTDLLNASYDIAREIFAAQNEAFVPVYEAETGTAVTINQSHAGTSTQARAILEGLPADVVTFNQVTDVERLVEGGFVSDDWQSEFPNNASPFYSLPAFLVRGGNPKNITDWGDLARDDVQVIFPNPKTSGNGRYTYLAARAWANEEFGGDEAQVEEYLTKLFSNVPVFETGGRGATTAFTERQLGDVLITFEAEVLSVRDQLGAENYQPVIPSVSLLSEFPVAIVDQVVDNRGSRDLAKAYLDFLYTTEGQEIAAGHNHRVNDETVAAAHAGTFPEVRLVTVEDEFGGWAQVTEEHFADGGLLDRVFLNQ; encoded by the coding sequence ATGCACAAGCTTCTTTCCGCCGCCGTCGCCGCGCTCGCCATTGGCAGCGCGCCTGTTCTGGCGCAGCCCACTGACTTGCTTAATGCCTCCTACGACATTGCCCGCGAGATTTTCGCCGCCCAGAACGAGGCCTTCGTGCCCGTTTATGAGGCTGAGACGGGCACCGCTGTCACCATCAACCAGTCCCATGCTGGCACCTCCACCCAGGCACGCGCCATTCTCGAGGGGCTGCCCGCCGACGTCGTCACCTTCAATCAGGTGACCGACGTGGAGCGCCTCGTCGAAGGCGGCTTTGTCTCGGACGATTGGCAGAGCGAGTTCCCCAACAATGCCTCGCCCTTCTATTCCCTGCCCGCCTTCCTCGTCCGCGGGGGCAATCCCAAGAACATCACCGATTGGGGCGATCTCGCGCGCGACGATGTGCAGGTGATCTTCCCCAATCCCAAGACCTCCGGTAACGGCCGCTACACCTATCTGGCCGCTCGCGCCTGGGCCAACGAGGAGTTTGGCGGCGACGAAGCGCAGGTCGAGGAATACCTCACCAAGCTCTTTTCGAACGTGCCGGTATTCGAAACGGGTGGACGTGGTGCGACCACCGCTTTCACCGAGCGGCAGCTGGGCGACGTCCTCATCACCTTCGAAGCGGAAGTGCTGAGCGTGCGCGATCAGTTGGGCGCCGAGAACTACCAGCCCGTGATTCCGAGCGTCTCTCTCCTTTCCGAGTTCCCGGTGGCCATTGTCGACCAGGTCGTAGACAACCGCGGCAGCCGCGACCTTGCGAAGGCCTACCTCGACTTCCTCTACACGACCGAAGGCCAGGAGATCGCAGCCGGGCACAACCACCGCGTTAATGACGAGACCGTCGCTGCTGCCCACGCCGGGACCTTCCCCGAAGTGCGCCTCGTGACCGTCGAGGATGAATTCGGCGGCTGGGCCCAGGTCACCGAAGAGCACTTCGCCGATGGCGGCCTGCTCGATCGCGTGTTCCTCAACCAGTGA
- a CDS encoding phosphotriesterase translates to MKSLVTTLGRFEREQLGLILPHEHVFVDMRTPDQPGYGEANAADVIALMAPQIEAIKAQGITALVECTTGGVGRRADIDLAVSRATGMPIVVPTGNYREPWIPQWVHEADETALETWMVGELTEGIEGTGVAAGWIKLSAGDDGITPLEERILRAAGRAAVRTGAVIGSHTIRGKVVMDQLDILAEEGCPADRFISIHMQEEKDFGLHRALVERGAWIEYDHVGRAPDADVLALVLRAIEQGLDRQLLISHDLGWYDPAQPGGGVPRPYTHLVDWLLPALDKAGVPAATIGRLTRDNPFDAFAR, encoded by the coding sequence ATGAAGAGCTTGGTGACGACGCTGGGACGGTTCGAGCGGGAGCAGCTCGGCCTGATCCTGCCGCACGAGCATGTGTTCGTGGATATGCGCACGCCCGACCAGCCCGGCTATGGCGAGGCTAACGCGGCCGACGTGATTGCACTGATGGCGCCGCAGATCGAGGCTATCAAGGCGCAGGGCATTACGGCGCTGGTGGAATGCACGACGGGCGGGGTGGGTCGGCGGGCCGATATCGATCTGGCCGTCTCGCGGGCGACCGGCATGCCGATCGTGGTGCCGACTGGCAATTATCGCGAGCCGTGGATACCCCAATGGGTGCATGAGGCCGATGAGACGGCGCTGGAAACCTGGATGGTGGGCGAGTTGACCGAAGGTATCGAAGGTACCGGTGTGGCCGCGGGCTGGATCAAGCTCAGCGCCGGTGATGACGGGATCACGCCGCTCGAGGAACGCATCCTGCGCGCAGCGGGCCGAGCAGCGGTGCGAACGGGCGCAGTTATCGGCTCGCATACGATCCGCGGGAAGGTGGTGATGGACCAGCTGGATATTCTTGCCGAGGAGGGGTGTCCGGCAGACCGCTTCATCTCCATCCACATGCAAGAAGAGAAGGATTTCGGTTTGCACCGGGCGCTGGTGGAGCGCGGCGCCTGGATCGAATACGACCATGTCGGGCGAGCGCCCGATGCCGATGTGCTGGCGCTGGTGCTGCGGGCCATCGAACAGGGGCTCGACCGTCAACTGCTCATCAGCCACGATTTGGGGTGGTACGATCCAGCGCAGCCGGGCGGCGGTGTGCCGCGACCCTATACGCATCTGGTGGACTGGCTGCTGCCGGCGCTGGACAAGGCCGGCGTGCCAGCCGCCACGATTGGGCGGCTGACGCGAGATAATCCCTTCGACGCCTTTGCGCGTTAG
- the rimO gene encoding 30S ribosomal protein S12 methylthiotransferase RimO, with protein sequence MSQAPKIGLVSLGCPKALVDSERIMSTLRSQGYSFSRDYAGADVVLVNTCGFLDSAKQESLEAIGEALNENGRVIVTGCLGVEEDLIRKTHPSVLAISGPHQYESVVSAVHEHLPPVPNRFVDLVPESGLKLTPRHYAYLKISEGCNNRCSFCIIPQIRGDLASRPAAGVLGEAEQLVRSGVKELLVISQDTSAYGVDVKYAESMYRGRPVKAKFYDLAKELGQLGAWVRLHYVYPYPHVDAIMELMADGLVLPYLDIPFQHASPTVLKAMRRPAHQEKTLNRILDWKRQVPDLTVRSNFIVGFPGETDEDFEMMLDFIEEAEIDRAGCFKYEPVTGAPANELEGIVPDEVAQERWEQLMEVAQTVSAGQLAKKRGRTIQVLVDDVQPETNKAIARSKWDAPEIDGQVIISNATGIKPGDMLDVVVTDSDEYDLFAEPLAG encoded by the coding sequence ATGAGCCAAGCGCCAAAAATTGGCCTCGTCAGCCTCGGCTGCCCCAAAGCCCTCGTTGATAGCGAGCGCATCATGTCCACCCTGCGGTCGCAGGGCTATTCGTTTTCGCGCGACTATGCCGGCGCCGACGTCGTACTGGTCAACACCTGCGGCTTTCTCGACAGCGCCAAGCAGGAGAGCCTTGAGGCCATCGGCGAAGCGCTCAACGAGAACGGCCGGGTCATCGTCACCGGTTGCCTAGGCGTCGAAGAGGACCTGATCCGCAAGACGCACCCCAGCGTGCTCGCCATTTCCGGCCCGCATCAGTACGAAAGCGTCGTCTCGGCCGTGCACGAGCACCTTCCGCCAGTGCCTAATCGCTTCGTGGACCTCGTCCCCGAAAGTGGCCTCAAGCTGACGCCGCGCCACTACGCCTATCTCAAGATTTCCGAAGGCTGCAACAATCGCTGCTCCTTCTGCATCATCCCGCAGATCCGCGGCGACCTCGCCTCCCGCCCCGCCGCTGGCGTTCTGGGCGAGGCCGAGCAGCTGGTCCGCAGCGGCGTCAAGGAATTGCTGGTGATTTCGCAGGACACCAGCGCCTATGGCGTGGACGTCAAGTACGCGGAATCGATGTATCGCGGCCGCCCCGTAAAGGCCAAGTTCTACGATCTGGCCAAGGAGCTGGGTCAGCTGGGCGCCTGGGTGCGCCTCCATTATGTTTACCCCTACCCCCACGTCGATGCAATCATGGAGCTGATGGCCGATGGCCTCGTCCTGCCCTATCTCGACATCCCGTTTCAGCACGCTTCGCCGACGGTGCTCAAAGCGATGCGCCGCCCCGCGCACCAGGAAAAGACGCTGAATCGAATTCTCGACTGGAAGCGCCAAGTCCCTGATCTAACTGTGCGATCCAACTTCATCGTGGGCTTCCCCGGCGAAACGGACGAAGATTTCGAGATGATGCTCGACTTCATCGAGGAAGCCGAGATCGACCGCGCTGGCTGCTTCAAATACGAGCCGGTGACCGGTGCCCCCGCCAACGAACTCGAGGGCATCGTGCCCGACGAGGTGGCGCAGGAGCGTTGGGAGCAGCTGATGGAGGTCGCCCAGACCGTGTCAGCCGGCCAGCTCGCCAAAAAGCGCGGCCGCACCATCCAGGTGCTGGTCGATGACGTGCAGCCCGAAACCAACAAGGCCATCGCCCGCTCGAAGTGGGATGCGCCCGAAATCGACGGTCAGGTCATCATCAGCAATGCCACCGGCATCAAGCCCGGCGACATGCTGGACGTCGTCGTCACCGATAGCGACGAATACGACCTCTTCGCCGAGCCGCTCGCCGGCTAA
- a CDS encoding DoxX family protein, giving the protein MFDRLSAYAPQALAVLRIVTALLFLAHGTQKLLGFPAAEWSPGAFSLPWFAGVIEIITSILIILGFFTRPAAFVASGTMAFAYWIAHAPSNFFPANNDGDAAILFCFVFLYLAFAGPGAWSINKK; this is encoded by the coding sequence GTGTTTGATCGTCTCTCCGCCTATGCGCCGCAGGCCCTCGCCGTGCTGCGCATCGTCACCGCCCTGCTGTTTCTGGCCCACGGTACGCAGAAGCTGCTTGGCTTCCCGGCAGCCGAATGGTCTCCGGGAGCCTTCTCACTGCCCTGGTTTGCCGGCGTCATCGAGATCATCACCAGCATCCTAATCATCCTGGGCTTCTTCACCCGCCCGGCAGCCTTTGTCGCCTCTGGCACCATGGCGTTCGCCTATTGGATCGCGCATGCGCCGTCCAATTTCTTTCCGGCGAATAACGACGGCGACGCAGCGATCCTCTTCTGTTTTGTCTTCCTCTACCTCGCCTTTGCGGGGCCGGGCGCCTGGAGCATCAACAAGAAGTAG
- a CDS encoding DUF4282 domain-containing protein — MTMDDLKRLFTSRTLSRLDAVLAPKLVPIFYALGLAGILLWAIAHFFFTFSLGFGIGLWGLLEIVVFGLLYFVGLRILCEGLLVFFRRHESEGEPAARSRYSASLLDEVREAIRDLAEESEDPDYSDADDYSAPATDAAPHRPSAPPEPVVTLTPSSPGNIAPKPTTAPAAKDPAAKTKAALASAEGAKPKTKVTRSPATKSGEVFKPRRTAKRSPAKKPE, encoded by the coding sequence ATGACTATGGACGATCTCAAACGCCTCTTCACCAGCCGGACCTTGTCCCGGCTCGATGCCGTGCTCGCGCCCAAGCTGGTACCGATCTTTTATGCTCTGGGTCTGGCAGGCATCCTGCTCTGGGCCATCGCGCATTTCTTCTTCACCTTCAGCTTGGGCTTTGGCATCGGGCTTTGGGGTCTGCTCGAGATTGTCGTTTTTGGCCTTCTCTATTTCGTGGGCCTGCGCATCCTCTGCGAAGGGCTGCTGGTCTTTTTCCGCCGCCATGAGAGCGAAGGCGAGCCGGCTGCACGATCGCGTTATTCCGCCTCGCTGCTTGACGAGGTTCGCGAAGCGATTCGCGATCTGGCCGAGGAGAGCGAAGACCCTGACTACTCGGACGCCGACGACTACTCCGCGCCGGCAACCGATGCTGCGCCCCATCGGCCTTCCGCGCCGCCGGAGCCGGTGGTGACCCTCACGCCGAGTTCCCCTGGCAACATCGCGCCCAAACCTACGACGGCGCCTGCCGCAAAGGACCCCGCAGCCAAGACCAAAGCGGCGCTCGCCTCAGCTGAGGGGGCCAAGCCCAAGACCAAGGTGACTCGCAGCCCGGCAACCAAATCTGGCGAAGTATTCAAACCGCGTCGCACCGCCAAGCGCAGCCCGGCCAAGAAACCAGAGTAA
- the lipB gene encoding lipoyl(octanoyl) transferase LipB, whose product MACATSSKLARADGRAVEWIISPQLVSYEEALPAMRARAAAIAAGEAQEAVWLLEHPPLYTAGTSAVASDLLSPRFPVYDAGRGGQYTYHGPGQRVAYVMLDLRERGRDIRCLVQGLEAWVIDTLAAHSIVGERREGRIGVWVRRPEKGLLKEDKIAAIGVRVSKWVTFHGISLNVAPNLDHYDGIVPCGIIDQGVTSFEDLGQLVSMAEVDSVLRGAFERRFGSTHDSTEESLVSAGLRGQVA is encoded by the coding sequence ATGGCCTGCGCAACGTCCAGCAAGCTGGCACGCGCAGACGGGCGAGCGGTGGAGTGGATCATCTCGCCCCAACTTGTGTCTTATGAAGAGGCACTCCCCGCCATGCGGGCGCGGGCTGCGGCAATTGCTGCCGGAGAGGCGCAGGAGGCGGTCTGGCTGTTGGAGCACCCCCCGCTCTATACCGCCGGCACCTCGGCCGTGGCCAGCGACCTGCTGTCGCCGCGCTTTCCTGTCTATGATGCCGGGCGCGGTGGGCAATACACCTATCATGGCCCCGGCCAACGCGTGGCCTATGTGATGCTCGATTTGCGCGAACGCGGGCGCGACATTCGCTGCCTCGTCCAGGGCCTAGAGGCTTGGGTCATCGATACCCTGGCGGCCCACAGCATCGTCGGCGAGCGACGTGAGGGTCGTATCGGTGTTTGGGTGCGCCGGCCCGAGAAAGGACTGCTCAAGGAAGACAAGATTGCCGCTATCGGCGTTCGCGTCTCCAAATGGGTGACCTTCCATGGGATATCGCTCAACGTCGCACCGAATCTGGACCATTACGACGGCATTGTGCCCTGCGGCATTATCGACCAGGGCGTCACCAGCTTCGAGGATCTCGGACAACTGGTGTCCATGGCGGAGGTGGATTCGGTTCTCAGGGGTGCTTTCGAGCGCCGTTTTGGCTCCACCCACGATTCGACCGAGGAAAGCCTTGTCAGCGCTGGCTTGCGCGGCCAAGTTGCGTGA
- a CDS encoding FliM/FliN family flagellar motor switch protein, with protein MSTLDNIEVDITVELGATTMPIHHLLRMGRGAVIELDALENDPLKIYANGTLISQGEVSVEEGHLRVLVTEKILKRG; from the coding sequence ATGAGCACGCTCGACAACATTGAAGTGGATATCACCGTTGAGCTGGGTGCAACCACCATGCCCATCCATCATCTGTTGCGAATGGGCCGCGGGGCAGTGATCGAACTCGACGCGCTGGAGAACGATCCGCTCAAGATCTACGCCAATGGTACGCTGATCTCGCAGGGTGAAGTCAGCGTGGAAGAAGGGCATCTGCGCGTCCTCGTCACCGAAAAGATCCTCAAGCGCGGCTAA
- a CDS encoding ferredoxin reductase family protein: MKQQAVAWVFAAFVVLALPFAVLLAGERVDGRNLLWDFSMGLGFGALALTGMQFALTARFRALTYPFGADIVYLFHRYLALGTLGVILGHFGILYFWFEAELGELNPLEARWELTSGRVALVAFGLLVVTSEFRKWLKLEYEFWRYVHFGLAVIGFGAAISHVLGVGRFTAAVETRALWLGVTLAWVLLLVWLRVGKPWLQRRNPWRVVSNTEERGGAHTLVFEPLGKPLNPWKPGQFVWLTFAGSPYQLDEHPFTIASAPEEGPNVTLSIKPLGDFSNAVVKAKPGDIGYLEGPFGVFTTEREKPVKGFAMIAGGIGITPMLSNLKAMQARGDDHPTVLFYANPDLESAAFREELAEMQKSLNFKLVHVVEDPPPGANVEKGYVTREILEKHLPGDLDGYKFLLCGPTPMTEGIKSTLEEMGVPDSNIDSEVFGMV, from the coding sequence ATGAAACAGCAAGCAGTGGCCTGGGTATTCGCCGCCTTCGTGGTCCTGGCGCTCCCCTTTGCGGTACTGCTCGCCGGTGAGAGGGTCGATGGACGCAACCTGCTGTGGGATTTCTCCATGGGGCTTGGCTTTGGCGCCCTTGCCCTCACCGGCATGCAGTTTGCCCTAACCGCCCGCTTTCGCGCGCTGACCTACCCCTTCGGTGCCGACATCGTCTATCTCTTCCACCGCTATCTCGCGCTGGGCACGCTGGGTGTCATCCTTGGACATTTCGGCATTCTCTACTTCTGGTTCGAGGCGGAACTTGGTGAGCTCAACCCGCTGGAGGCGCGGTGGGAGCTGACCTCGGGCCGGGTGGCGCTCGTTGCCTTTGGTCTCTTGGTGGTGACCTCCGAGTTCCGCAAGTGGCTCAAGCTTGAGTACGAGTTCTGGCGCTACGTGCATTTTGGGCTCGCCGTCATCGGCTTCGGAGCCGCGATCTCCCATGTCCTTGGCGTCGGGCGCTTTACCGCCGCCGTAGAAACGCGGGCCCTGTGGCTCGGCGTCACCTTGGCGTGGGTGCTGCTGCTGGTGTGGCTGCGCGTCGGCAAGCCCTGGCTACAGCGGCGCAATCCCTGGCGGGTGGTGAGTAACACCGAGGAGCGCGGCGGTGCCCATACCCTGGTGTTCGAGCCACTGGGCAAGCCGCTGAATCCATGGAAGCCCGGCCAGTTCGTATGGCTCACCTTTGCAGGCTCGCCCTACCAGCTGGACGAGCACCCCTTCACCATTGCCAGTGCCCCCGAGGAAGGGCCCAACGTCACGCTCTCCATCAAACCCCTTGGGGATTTCTCCAATGCGGTTGTCAAGGCCAAGCCCGGAGACATCGGCTATTTGGAAGGGCCATTCGGCGTCTTCACCACGGAGCGGGAAAAGCCGGTGAAGGGCTTCGCAATGATTGCCGGGGGCATCGGCATCACGCCCATGCTCTCAAACCTCAAAGCCATGCAGGCGCGAGGTGATGACCATCCGACAGTACTGTTTTATGCCAATCCCGATTTGGAAAGCGCCGCGTTTCGCGAGGAACTAGCCGAGATGCAGAAGAGCCTCAACTTCAAGCTCGTGCATGTGGTGGAGGATCCGCCGCCCGGTGCCAATGTCGAGAAAGGCTATGTGACCCGGGAGATCCTCGAGAAGCATCTCCCCGGCGATCTCGACGGCTACAAGTTCCTCCTTTGTGGCCCCACGCCGATGACGGAGGGGATCAAATCCACTCTCGAGGAGATGGGAGTGCCCGATAGCAACATCGATTCTGAAGTCTTCGGCATGGTATGA
- a CDS encoding VOC family protein → MKVVANIDFDGDCREAFTTYARILGGEIRGMLSHRDMPGMAEGVPEDRLDRIVHAWIDIGDQALMGQDMQDFSGRSGYSVTVAADSVEEARRIFKALSQGGTVLMPFESQPWSPGFGLTMDRFGVTWVIDSPAES, encoded by the coding sequence ATGAAAGTCGTTGCCAACATTGATTTCGACGGCGATTGCCGCGAGGCGTTCACCACCTATGCCCGCATTCTGGGTGGCGAGATCCGCGGCATGTTGAGTCATCGCGACATGCCTGGAATGGCCGAAGGCGTCCCTGAGGATCGCCTGGACCGGATCGTTCATGCCTGGATTGACATCGGCGACCAGGCGCTGATGGGTCAGGACATGCAGGATTTTTCCGGCCGCAGCGGCTACAGCGTCACCGTCGCCGCTGACTCTGTCGAGGAGGCTCGTCGCATTTTCAAGGCGCTGTCCCAAGGGGGCACCGTGCTCATGCCCTTCGAGTCTCAGCCATGGTCTCCAGGGTTCGGCCTGACCATGGACCGCTTCGGTGTCACCTGGGTTATCGACTCGCCAGCGGAAAGCTAA
- the mgtE gene encoding magnesium transporter: MSTDLETEPRLEPGIDTSALRDENDRISMHWLERLRAYLEAGRAEDVAEVMAPLHAADVGDVLEALNGDERLLLLRQLGRRFDYSALTEVDDSVRAQLMEELPNAEIARGVAGLDSDDAIYILEDLDQEDRDEVLAKLPTFERLSLKRSLDFPEDSAGRRMQTDFIAIPPFWTVGQTIDYLRREQDLPDEFYQIYVVDASYQVLGTIPLDKFLRAPRVTPIEALMNTNLVLVDANVDQEDAAREFERYDLVEVGVVDESRRLVGVLTIDDMVDVITEEADEDIRLLAGVGDEDISDSTMDTVRSRVPWLVVNLITAVAVSVVIGFFDATIEQMVALAVLMPIVASMGGNAGAQTMTVTVRALAMRELDGPRLKRLITREVVVGFVNGVIFAFLIGIVTWLRFGDAELGVVIALAMIINLIVAGTAGILIPLTLDKFKADPAIASAVFVTTITDVVGFFAFLGIAGLWFGLF; the protein is encoded by the coding sequence ATGAGCACAGACCTCGAGACAGAACCCAGGCTAGAGCCTGGGATTGATACCAGTGCGCTGCGCGACGAGAACGATCGCATCAGCATGCATTGGCTCGAGCGCTTGCGCGCTTATCTCGAGGCTGGCCGGGCCGAGGACGTCGCCGAGGTGATGGCGCCGCTACATGCGGCTGATGTAGGCGACGTGCTCGAGGCGCTGAACGGCGATGAGCGCCTGCTTCTGCTGCGGCAGCTGGGCCGGCGTTTCGATTATTCGGCGCTGACCGAAGTCGATGACAGTGTGCGCGCGCAACTCATGGAGGAGCTGCCCAATGCCGAAATCGCCCGTGGCGTGGCGGGGCTGGACAGCGACGACGCCATCTACATTCTCGAGGACCTCGATCAGGAGGATCGCGACGAGGTCTTGGCCAAGTTGCCGACCTTCGAGCGGCTGAGCCTGAAACGCAGTCTCGACTTTCCCGAAGACTCCGCCGGGCGGCGGATGCAGACCGACTTCATCGCCATTCCGCCGTTCTGGACGGTGGGTCAGACCATCGATTATCTGCGTCGCGAACAGGACCTGCCGGACGAGTTCTACCAAATCTACGTGGTCGACGCGTCCTATCAGGTGCTCGGCACCATTCCGCTTGACAAGTTCCTCCGGGCGCCGCGCGTGACGCCCATCGAAGCGCTGATGAACACCAACCTCGTGCTGGTCGATGCCAATGTCGACCAGGAGGACGCGGCCCGCGAATTCGAGCGCTATGACCTGGTCGAGGTTGGCGTGGTCGACGAAAGCCGACGCCTGGTGGGTGTGCTTACCATCGACGACATGGTGGACGTCATTACCGAGGAGGCCGACGAAGACATCCGCCTGCTGGCGGGCGTGGGCGACGAGGATATTTCGGATTCCACCATGGATACGGTGCGCAGCCGCGTACCGTGGCTGGTGGTCAACCTCATTACGGCGGTGGCGGTGTCGGTGGTGATCGGCTTTTTCGATGCCACGATCGAGCAGATGGTGGCGCTGGCCGTTCTTATGCCCATCGTCGCATCCATGGGCGGCAATGCCGGGGCCCAGACCATGACGGTGACTGTTCGGGCCCTGGCCATGCGTGAACTCGATGGCCCTCGCCTCAAGCGTCTCATCACCCGCGAGGTGGTGGTAGGCTTCGTCAATGGCGTGATTTTTGCGTTTTTAATCGGCATCGTCACCTGGTTGCGCTTCGGCGATGCGGAACTGGGCGTGGTGATCGCGCTCGCCATGATCATCAATCTGATTGTGGCGGGGACCGCGGGCATTCTGATTCCGC